The nucleotide sequence TTTTGATCTATTTAATGATGAGAATCACGATAATTCTGAGTTGATTTTTGCTTTAGATCTTCGCGGTGTTCTTAATAATGATCACAACCGTTGGGCATATTGGTCGATGTCGGGCTCTTTATTTCCAAGACCGGGAGAATTTTATTTGAGTATGGATGGTACCGATGGTCCTGCAATGACCTCAGATTTTTACCAAACCTGGGTGAATGCCTATGGTGATACCGATCCTGCCGATGCCGATGCCAGATTCTATAAAAAGAATGCTGAAGTTCCTGCTGAGTTAGAAGATATTTCAGGATTAACGCCGTATAAAAATGATACTTTAGGAAAAGTAAGTGACAAGGATCATTATTTTGTTGCAGGTTCTGATTTTGAAATTGATCGCGGAATTATTCGTGGTACGATGTGGGCACCAAGAAAAACGGAATTTCGCTCTGGTAGTTTTATGACCGGTACAGATGCTAACGGAAACTCAGGATTTAAAATTTTTCCTTTAGCTGAAGCACGTGAAAATGGTTCTGAAGAAGAAGATATTACTTATTATGTAGACCATACGTTGGATATTAGCCTGGATGGTAGCGCAGGTTATGCAAGTGGTTACCGTTTTGCGAAATGGCAATTCAGTAAAACATCAGACGATGGTAATAATTACAGTAGTGTAGATCTAGTATTATTACGTTTAGCAGATGTTTATTTAATGAGAGCTGAAGCTAAATTAAGAATGGGCGATAATGCGGGTGCTTTGCAAGATGTAAATACGGTAAGAACTTCTAGAGATGCAAGACCAGATCAAACACCGGCAGCATGGTCATCTATCGATTTAGAGAGCTTGTATAGAGAACTTGGTTTCGAATTCTATTGGGAAATGCACCGTCGACAAGACCAAATTCGATTTGGAAAGTACGAGGATTCCTGGACTTCAAAATCAGATAGTGATCCTAACCATAGATTGTTCCCGATTCCGCAAGAGGCGATCGATGGAGCTTCAAACGTAGAAGGTTACTT is from Zunongwangia endophytica and encodes:
- a CDS encoding RagB/SusD family nutrient uptake outer membrane protein; its protein translation is MKHRILTVFAGLSVLAFTNCTDLEEEILDESLTGSEGLVEPINGSMAAAYGILPQTFRHTRYFGLQEIPSDEAILPPRTGLGGTQWADNDTYTTAHRHLMSSNNSLVTGAWSYLTTALFRTVAAIDVITPMAEDGDAEAVQALAEMRALRAYENMLFLDSWGLAFGKETTSETSEILRGEEAVAYIESEFLTALENINNDRGPGRMTEDAIYGYLAKLYLNAAVYRDPYGTPNFSDSDMQKVVDYTDNIINNGGYSLSSEYFDLFNDENHDNSELIFALDLRGVLNNDHNRWAYWSMSGSLFPRPGEFYLSMDGTDGPAMTSDFYQTWVNAYGDTDPADADARFYKKNAEVPAELEDISGLTPYKNDTLGKVSDKDHYFVAGSDFEIDRGIIRGTMWAPRKTEFRSGSFMTGTDANGNSGFKIFPLAEARENGSEEEDITYYVDHTLDISLDGSAGYASGYRFAKWQFSKTSDDGNNYSSVDLVLLRLADVYLMRAEAKLRMGDNAGALQDVNTVRTSRDARPDQTPAAWSSIDLESLYRELGFEFYWEMHRRQDQIRFGKYEDSWTSKSDSDPNHRLFPIPQEAIDGASNVEGYLLQNPGY